One window of Catonella massiliensis genomic DNA carries:
- a CDS encoding DUF6465 family protein has protein sequence MIINREANKEAAEGIELETYFEFNGMQISSDEMVQRTRAAYLAEGNSINDVKSVKIYINANERRAYYVINDNAENKYIEF, from the coding sequence ATGATTATTAACAGGGAAGCAAATAAGGAAGCAGCTGAGGGGATAGAGCTTGAGACTTACTTTGAATTTAACGGAATGCAGATTAGCTCTGATGAGATGGTTCAGAGAACCAGAGCGGCTTATTTAGCAGAGGGTAACAGCATTAATGATGTAAAGTCAGTTAAAATCTACATCAATGCAAATGAGCGTAGAGCTTATTATGTAATCAATGATAATGCAGAAAATAAATACATCGAGTTTTAA
- a CDS encoding tRNA (cytidine(34)-2'-O)-methyltransferase, translated as MNIVLHEPEIPANTGNIGRTCVATGTSLHLIKPLGFDISDKAVRRAGMDYWKELDLHVYEDFEEFVEKNPGARIYMATTKARKAYTEVEYKGNDFIMFGKESAGIPEEILVKYEDTSVRIPMIGEIRSLNLSNSVSIILYEALRQQDFEGMRLKGNLHRLKWSRN; from the coding sequence ATGAACATTGTTTTACATGAGCCGGAAATACCGGCAAACACAGGGAATATTGGAAGAACCTGTGTAGCTACGGGGACGAGCCTTCACCTTATTAAACCCCTGGGATTTGACATTTCGGATAAGGCTGTAAGAAGAGCAGGAATGGACTACTGGAAAGAATTAGACTTGCACGTGTATGAGGACTTTGAGGAATTCGTAGAAAAGAACCCCGGAGCAAGGATATACATGGCTACCACCAAGGCTAGAAAAGCCTATACTGAAGTAGAATACAAGGGAAATGACTTCATTATGTTTGGCAAAGAAAGCGCTGGCATACCGGAGGAGATTCTTGTAAAATACGAGGATACTTCAGTAAGAATACCTATGATAGGTGAGATAAGGTCGCTTAACTTATCAAACTCAGTATCCATCATTCTCTATGAAGCACTGCGCCAGCAGGACTTTGAGGGAATGAGGCTAAAAGGCAATCTACATAGGCTAAAGTGGAGCAGAAATTAG
- a CDS encoding chemotaxis protein CheX produces MAGLSVEYINPFLAAATTILKQTCMIEAAIGKPGLKDMKFSHDSLIIIIGITGDVRGQVIIEFNNAVACDIAGKMMMQGPLPELGEIGFSAICELGNMVLGNAATLFSSQGIGIDITPPTVGMGDMSFSASFTKNLCIPLTYDGDKCINMNIAITSD; encoded by the coding sequence ATGGCAGGACTCAGTGTTGAATACATCAATCCCTTCCTTGCAGCGGCCACAACCATACTTAAACAGACTTGTATGATTGAAGCAGCTATTGGCAAACCGGGTTTGAAGGATATGAAATTTTCACACGATTCACTGATAATTATTATAGGAATAACAGGTGACGTAAGAGGACAGGTAATTATAGAGTTTAACAATGCGGTAGCCTGTGATATAGCAGGAAAAATGATGATGCAGGGACCACTTCCGGAGCTTGGGGAAATTGGTTTTAGTGCTATCTGTGAGCTTGGTAATATGGTGCTTGGCAATGCGGCTACGCTATTTTCAAGCCAGGGCATAGGCATAGATATCACACCTCCTACAGTTGGAATGGGAGACATGAGCTTTAGCGCTTCATTTACCAAGAATCTATGCATTCCTCTTACCTATGACGGAGATAAATGCATCAACATGAATATTGCAATAACAAGTGACTGA